A segment of the Stigmatopora nigra isolate UIUO_SnigA chromosome 15, RoL_Snig_1.1, whole genome shotgun sequence genome:
GTGTTTCCGGTAattaaaccaaacaacaaatgcaacgcaactgcctccccttttccatcggcgtctccgcacctgggttcaaagcccccccccccgatcgcgtcgcattaCGCGATGGGATCGTAACAgtcactcagacccactgacagatGAAGAGctacaggagatgaccaagtcggtgagtgttgggtttattctgtattactattatacattaTAGTACTGTATCGTGAGCAGTTAGTGACATAGTGGGTCATCATTTTAACACGTTCTCAATTCTACCCATAATGCTACGTGTTGTTGTttgtattcaattcaataaatacTCGATCTGAAACACCAATCTGCCTGTCGAACTCCCGTTCCATTCTGTCCTCACTCGTTAACAAGACCCCAAGACACCTAAACTCCTCCACCGGTTGAAGGACCTGATCCCTAACCCGGAGAGAGCCTCCTTTTTCGGAATGGGGACCAttgtctcagatttggaggtgatGATTCTCATCCCGACCACTTCACACATGGTTGCGAAATGCTCCAGCAAGAGTTGGAGATCACGGTCAGATGAAGCCAACTGAACCACATTATCTCcaaaaagcagggatgcaatGCCGAGGCCACCAAACCGGACCCGCTCAATGCCACAGCTCTGCCTAGATATTCTATCCATAAAAGTAATGAACAGAAACCCTGGCGGAGTCCAACCCCCATTTGGAAATGGACACGACTTACTGGCGGCTATGCGGACCAGACTCTGcctcactctaaattgcccctaggtgtgagtgtgcatggttgtccgtctccttgtgccctgcgatcggctggccacctcTTCAGGGTGTCCACGccgtctctggcccggagtcagctgggatagactccagcacccccgcgactttattgaagataaagtggttcataaaatgagatgagacgagAGATTCTGTCTGTAGTACCAAATTGCATAACCACATCCACTACAATTAATGGCACTCCCAAATGTTTCATGAAGGTCTTTTTGTACAAAGCTTTTTCTGTATATTGCGATTAATACccgaatatgttttttttttttaagaataaaaaatatatcgaCTTTAGATATCGGCAACAACCCCACCCCTATtggtttttggaagaaaaaaaagtcatattgcGGTTGATTTCCATCGCATTAATTAAACCTCATTTCCTTTCGTGTTTTCTCTTCCGGGTCGCCCCAGTTTTCCCATCTaacacttttcattcattctacTTTAGCTGCTTTACTTTTCCTGAACAGTAAACATCAGGTAGATTGTATCGCAGCCAGGTTAATACGGtttgataaaacatttttttgtaattgtgtaAAGAAtctttaaatcattttacattCTCGCTTTAACCCCATAACTAAGGAGCCCGGCAAAATAAGAGTAGTCTGTCGCAAGATGGCGGCTAGTTAGTGGCGCTCTCTACTCCACGTTGCGATATTGAGTTATATCTATAGTAGTGCCAACCACTGCATCGTTTGGGAAGTGTGGTCGGGCAGTGAATGGAATTTAAACTTTCACTTATACAAAGCAAAAATAGACATGGATGCACTATGTCGAAACTACATTCGCGTACGCTTGCACTTTGACTATCCGCCACCGTCAGTTGTCGATTTACGAATGTTTTGCGTGCTCGTGGATTTAAACAAGTGCCGTTTAGTGTCCGACCTAGAGAGCACGATCAGAGATAAATTTGAGTACAGTAGTCAAAGCATGATAAACCTCTTCATAGAGGATTGCTACCTACTACACACGGAAAGCATTCATGTTGTTCGGGAAAACGACTTACTCAGGTGAgggatgtatttgtttatttattttcaaattgaaatgtttttgttctcCCGGGAATGTTTGAAATGCCCCCCCTTCTATGTTAGCAggtagaaaaacaacaaccaagatATAACTGCAACAACAATTTGCACATTGTAGGACACGACGAGGTTGCTGACCATTGCAGTCTTCCCTCGAAtttcgcggataatgtagaccgcgataatcgaaaaactgcGAAGTATAATCATCCTTATTATTTCTACATTACGTACATGCGCTCATACTATATCAAAAAGAGTAAAAATTAAAGATTACACAATCATGCATATGTAAGTTCTGcaatgtaataatatttttaatagaatATATAATACATGTAATATTggcatttgttcttttttgacCTCATACCCACAATGCTGCACGCTTGTTTTCTGTTCTGGACTCGGAGTCGGTTCTCACAACAGCGTAGTTTTATTGTAAGACACCGACATCTggtgagactttttgcacggcaacacgctcataacataaaataatttaaacaattttggattacgatgcagacaccctaaatgaatgtaatctaaccttacactaaacttaattctaaatttgttttaaaagtgtTTATACCCTTCTTCTCCCGGgctggctctatttgccccgcctccactctgattttcagatgcaacctaccaagggttgtttgtttttgtattcgcctcaaaatattccaaaaatgatgcacacaaatgtcctcacaataggataagaCACGTTATGagtaaacatgtaaaaaaaaacatgcgctTACGGTACAATAAATGTTAGTTCAATCACAATATAGTAACACACTTCTGGAGGTGCCGTGTGAGCAGCAGGAGGTGTGAGAGGCTTTCGGCGGACAAGGAACTTGGCAACGAAAAATTTTGATTTGAAAGTGCGCCCATTAGGcatgaaaagaaataaataaataataaacaaaaataaggaGAGAAAAGTTTTGAATGTCTACAAAGTCTTTAGAGCAAGGGTCTGCAAACTGGTCCTTAATGACCATTGTGggtgcagggttttttttccacccaacaagtttctgctgaaacaagcgtCTGTCTGATTGCAATCCACTCATTGCATTTCTAAGAtacttgacatacgagtgccacgacataggagcaatttgagattcgagtaaaattttgagaaaatatgtaccttgagatatgagacaaattttgatatacaagcatacagcCTACGCAAGAAGctgcttttgagaacattatctcgccgcaactccctcgtgtaaatgtctctatgtgctcctttatttttttagagtgaAGGTGGAGTGTGTTTCTCACCTGGATGCGGACAGACAGattacaaaaacaaccaaacacTGCAAAAGGAGACGCAGATCATCATTCAGCGAGCCAaataatggtgaaaatgtaaCATCTTTTGAATTGGGAGGTGAAATTATTAAGGAAACACATCAAAAGGTTTTGAAAAAAGACACCAATAAGTCAATTTGTATCGAGACTGAATACAAAGTAtcaaagaagaaaaggaaaaaggtCAAGGCAACTGGTGTCACAGCCACCGACCCACCAACATTGTCTACACCTCAAAATCACAAATCCAACCAGAACTCCAAGACGGACATATCACAACAATCAAAATCACAGACATCCACTCTTTCTGATTCCAGTAAGCATAAAAGTGTTGAGTATGAAGTCCCGATCCAAACGGGAACTAAAAGAGACTCCTCTATTTGTGCAAAAGGGAAACATCTCTCCCAAGTACTTCCAAGCACCCATGCTGTCACGAATCGTTCCTTATCTTCCTCATCAGATATTGAATCATCAAATGAGACCGTCACTGACATTGTCAAGCATAAAAATCATGATAATAATGATTTAACCAATCTTAAATCAAGCTTCAACCACAATTTTTCTACTGAACTTTTAAACGgtggcccaaaaaaacaatcaagtGTGTCAGTAACATCACTCAACAAAATCCCAAAGTGTCAGGTGTCTTGTGACATAAACAACGGCAACAAGGCAAAGGTGGTTACTCTACAGTCCATGCAACAAAGCCCTGGGGTGAGTAATATCCTCCTCATCACTCAAACATTTTGAGGATAAAGATGACTTACACTTTCATCAGGGACatctttactttattttcaaatgtaatttatttaagCATTTTATGCTACAGGAATGCTGTATTTGAAACCTATTAACATCAGTTTTAGAACAATTTATATATTAATCGTTGTTCAAATGATTTTCCAAAGTGAGTAAATATTTAACAAGTAATCTACTAATTAAGTCGTACCTTGTCACACATTGCACATGTGAATAAATAACACAATTTGTGACAAACATGACTTCAACTCCTTTACCAACTTTTTCCTCCTTGTCAATCCAGCTGTTTTTCTTAATGACATTAGAATCTtgataatacagtaatccctcgattaccTTGGGTTCACTTATCGTGAATTTGCTACATAGCAATATTTTACaccattaattaattattttaaaaaaagaagaaaaattgtGGCCAAAAAAGTGCCGAGTGTTTTAAACAGAAACATGAAACTATCACAGAGCAGGTGCATTTATATGGAGACGTGAATACTGTGATCTTCATCTTTGTGGCTTCAACATTTGTTGCTtcagtacatgtttttttttttatcttaagtaTAATAAAAGTTCTGAAAAATTTCAAACTTGCAAGCGGAAGACGGGATGAAAAATGGCAAACTTCCCGCTCCTTCTTCAGCACTGAAATGAATGGCACTCAGtgcagaagaaaaagaaacaaaattctACTGTAGAAGATTGACACGCCGTGAAGGACGCCGTGCCTTTTCTTTGGATTACATTATTTACACGTTGCATTGCGCACAGAAAGACTATGCCAAACCTCTTCCAGCATTGTATGGACCTGCATTTTCTTATAATTGCTCCCATAGTTGATTTCACCTATTGCATAGTCAGTCTTCGCAGCCTgatgcaggtctacaattttgtccctggtgtccttcgacagctctttggtgTTGGCCATAGTAGAGTTTAGAGTGTGAGAGACCGAGGTTGTGGAcaaatgtcttttatttttccacattctgtctctcatggttgagagttgcccatgttgacaattacaggcctctcaatttttttcaagtaggagaacttgcacaattggtggtcgACTAAATACTTATTGGCCCCACTGTATTGTTATAATTATTGatattgactgattttttttaccctaataacaatttttgtcatagcGCCCAACTGTAGGAGTGATCCTGCTTCGCAGATTTTCGATTATCATCTCTCCATTATccgcgatattcaagggattactgtacatgggCAGATTCTATACATCATCATTAGTCGACATTGGATTTGAGAGATCCTCATTGAACTTCTGGAGTGAGTTTGGTGCATTGAAAATAAAGGGGCCAAATAACATCGCACCCcccacttttcagtttttttttttttttaaatataaaatatccaATATACTTTGTTCCACATCTCGATTGTGTTCCATTTAGTGTTGAGTCTTgacaattattataattatttcttCCATGGTTCTATACTAACTTTTTAAGCCACCTGCCAGGAAACCCTTACCTGCCGGAGGTGGCAATCCCCctgccatatttttttgtttactggaTCACCCTGTGATGAAACACATGCTTTAAATTCAAAATCCCAAATGGAACATGATTGATGCACACTggcatgtgtaaaaaaaaaaaaatatatatatatatatatatatatatatatatatatatatatatatatatatatatatatatatatatatatatatatatatatatattgcaaaaTGGTAGCACccttaaagaaaataaagaaaatgtagACAAACATTTCACACGAGCAATGGAAAAAGTTTCCATGCACAGCCATCTGCGCAGAAGAGGAGAATGTGTCCCAAAATTGCCGCGCTCACGGCAGGAAACAAATCAGATGAAGCGATTGTGATTTTCCTAATGTCACATAAATTGTTACCTTACTTTTTCGGGCAGCTGTCAAAACGTAATTAGCTGCCCGAAAAGAGTACTTCGCTTTCCCGGGCAATCGGGCAGTCATTAATGTTGAGCCCTGCATTTTTATCTTAatgtttgaagcctgaaatgtggcAAAAGGTTGAAAAGTTCAAGTGGGCCGATTACTTTTGCAAGGCACTATACTTTTCCATGTGAAGTTtctcatacatttttattgacaACTTTAATACTTTCAAGAACAAATGTCTTTATTGAGTTTAGGTTTTGTATGCGATGTAATATAATTTTCCTCTATGAAAACAGCAGTCCCGTTGTGATTGATTCAGGTGCCCAAAAGGTAACTAACCTCAATGCACAATGTAAACTGACATTTACTGTTCTTTTATTTATAGAATCAAGCTGAAAGGGATTTACAAGATTACAGTGCAATGCCTCTTCTAGCTGCACCTCCACAGGTTGGACAGAAGATTGCATTTAAGGTAAACCTtggtttctttcttttctttaatgaAAATGTTATGTGGCCCCAATAGGCAAGCACTGTGAGTTCTGCATTCTATctaggaatatttttttaattattattaggAACCCGGCAGCAACTGTCGCCATATCCCTTACCTTTTACAAATGTTTCGCCTCCCCCTATGTCATGTTTACTAAGCTGATAAACTTTGCCATTGCAGGCAGATGTGTGCTGTCATTTAAGTGAATTGTTTTGGAGCAATGTTTGTGCAACCTCCTACATATTGAGGCAAAAGCGTTTATAATATGGAGCAGTattataatgaaaatatttgtaaaaaaataataataataattttgtccaactttaggTTAATTAGAAACAATAACTCCGAAGTCAGCTAAACTGTATTTGACACAATGATCATATCACATGTTTTAATGCCTAACAAGTAAGTCATCGTCCTGCAAGAGAGCATTAAAACCAATTAAAACCGTTTATAAGCAAACAAGCTCTGAAAGTATCgaacagaaagccaaaaacgTACCATCACTGTCAAACATTAACAATACATAAACGCCAGAACTAgcacaatattgttaaatatgtagatgccatcttggtttacaaaatctttcatgACAACACTGCCTACACCTGTGCTATTTGTATGTCTCATCGTTTCAATCCTGCTTTTGAATTTATCTTGCATCTTTAACATCAACATGCACAAGGGCctcattggagaaaaaaatgcacatcgTTCGATATGGTTTACTGGATCAGCCTGTGATGAAACACATGCTTTAAATTCAAAATCCCAAACAGAACATGAGTGACGCACACTggcatgtgtaaaaaaaaaacctgactaaTATTTGTTGCAAAAAGGCAGCGCcctgaaagaaaacagaaaatgtaGACAAACATTTCACACGAGCAATGGAAAAAGTTCCCATGCACAGCCATCTgcgcagaagaagaaaatgtgtcACCAAATGGCTGCGCTCATGGTCTGTTCACACAGATCGAGCCGAACAACGCCAGCATGTCCGCCGAAGCCTTGGAAACGCTGCTTTATTGAGTGAAGCATAGAAGTCATTTAGTTTCTTAGAGTTGAACTTCTCTTTTAAGACAGTCGCACAGAGGGTTCGATCAGTTCAAACTGCAGCTCCTCTGAGCAGTTTCGGGTTGTTGTGACGGATTTCGAAAAAATTGACCTGTCACTTCAGTTAGTGGCCTGTCCTCGGAAAACCGATGGCAGAATTCTCTGTGCCGTGCATCCAGTTACACTGTTTCTTCATTCACTcaacgtttaatgtaacttgaCACAAAACTgatttctaattttgttttaatcttttttacctttttaccGCTTCCATGTGTCTGATTACCGAGTGTATTTCagctcttttttaaatttttcgaACCAGCCATGACTCGCTTTAAAAGGTTCTGAAGGTGTTGAAGGCGCTCCTTGGGTTATCACCCCGTTGTTatcaaatccatgtaaattccgctggcttttttttacatatggtTGACTCAGTCACGCTATCTCCTTCaaactgtttttctttcatccacaataaaagaaggctctccatctcgccGTGAATGTCACTGCGCCGGTGGGAAATTATAGTTATTCCTTTGAAAGGCCTCTTTTCCTTACTTGCGtcccttctgcttaaggatggtggataTGGTTGACGGACTCCTCTCGTATTGCTGAGCAAGCAGCACGTACCCtactctcatatttttcaatcagTTTGCGCTACATGTCAATTGTCAAcggtcgccttttctttgcaaaaattCTGCCGATCCATAGTTGTTTACCTTGTATGTAAATGTAGAACAACGTGGGAGAAAAAAACGGGTGGGGAAAGGCAAAGTCCGCCTGGTActcgtagatatattttatacacgaaagagatgcaaaaaacacagtgccatggccacctggatTGGTTGCATCTCAAAATCTTGATCGTATTTTGTGCCAATTATTAATTCGAAATTTtcgtcgtaccacgagcatgtcgtaggtTGAGTTACcattatacc
Coding sequences within it:
- the coil gene encoding coilin isoform X1; this translates as MDALCRNYIRVRLHFDYPPPSVVDLRMFCVLVDLNKCRLVSDLESTIRDKFEYSSQSMINLFIEDCYLLHTESIHVVRENDLLRVKVECVSHLDADRQITKTTKHCKRRRRSSFSEPNNGENVTSFELGGEIIKETHQKVLKKDTNKSICIETEYKVSKKKRKKVKATGVTATDPPTLSTPQNHKSNQNSKTDISQQSKSQTSTLSDSSKHKSVEYEVPIQTGTKRDSSICAKGKHLSQVLPSTHAVTNRSLSSSSDIESSNETVTDIVKHKNHDNNDLTNLKSSFNHNFSTELLNGGPKKQSSVSVTSLNKIPKCQVSCDINNGNKAKVVTLQSMQQSPGNQAERDLQDYSAMPLLAAPPQVGQKIAFKQLELTENYTPEVSSYKEAIIVSFDSITKQIELELLSATQAPSEPGKFDLVYQNQDGSEIVEYAVSRGSRVNEQWDSLLEPRLII
- the coil gene encoding coilin isoform X2, whose amino-acid sequence is MDALCRNYIRVRLHFDYPPPSVVDLRMFCVLVDLNKCRLVSDLESTIRDKFEYSSQSMINLFIEDCYLLHTESIHVVRENDLLRVKVECVSHLDADRQITKTTKHCKRRRRSSFSEPNNGENVTSFELGGEIIKETHQKVLKKDTNKSICIETEYKVSKKKRKKVKATGVTATDPPTLSTPQNHKSNQNSKTDISQQSKSQTSTLSDSSKHKSVEYEVPIQTGTKRDSSICAKGKHLSQVLPSTHAVTNRSLSSSSDIESSNETVTDIVKHKNHDNNDLTNLKSSFNHNFSTELLNGGPKKQSSVSVTSLNKIPKCQVSCDINNGNKAKVVTLQSMQQSPGNQAERDLQDYSAMPLLAAPPQVGQKIAFKQLELTENYTPEVSSYKEAIIVSFDSITKQIELELLSATQA